A section of the Micrococcales bacterium genome encodes:
- a CDS encoding heavy metal translocating P-type ATPase translates to MANTSIKSFVTSREGAVAGATVVAIAAYLLLHLTELPKWAMTLPLWLVIAVGGAFMLINIFKSLLEKDPGADILAAIAIIAAALMQEWLVSAIIVLMLSGGEALEQACTTRASAVLDALAKKAPTIAHRVTPESDQPEDIPVDRVEVGDILVILPHELAPVDGEVTDGDGQMQESYLTGEPYFIAKGPGSPVISGAVNGETALTIRATKLAQDSRYAQIMGVLQEAETKRPRVRRLADKLGTIYTPVALAFGVAGWIWSGSPNRFLDVIVIATPCPLLIGVPVAIIGAISLSAKAGVIVRDPGVLETLPTAETIFFDKTGTLTYGRPELVEIAPGPAAVPANSLVTEQSSASLDPNPGQDSEAKLLALAAGMEAFSNHPLAGSLVLAAKDRAPELRLASRPVAVSDRAGVGLTGQVAGHEVVVTSRARAISMLDEAAAAKVPPVQAGMECVMLVDGQHAATFRFRDVPRLGARSFVEHLGGLHGAANTVMISGDAPTEAEWVAKELGIDEIHSRCTPEKKLELVREATAKGVTVFVGDGINDAPAMTAATVGIAFGQESDATAEAAGAVVLDTALDGVDELLHISRRARRIALQSVLGGMALSVIGMGFAVAGMLPALAGAIAQEVIDLLAVLNAARVPLAKLPLSDFHGYRRPGEAPEPAELVAAEERAERLQAGDGAKAAA, encoded by the coding sequence GTGGCTAACACCAGCATCAAGAGCTTTGTCACCTCACGCGAAGGCGCTGTGGCTGGCGCCACTGTGGTGGCCATCGCCGCCTACCTGCTTCTGCATCTGACTGAACTACCGAAATGGGCCATGACCCTGCCGCTGTGGCTAGTGATCGCCGTGGGCGGGGCGTTCATGCTGATCAACATCTTCAAGTCGCTGCTGGAGAAGGACCCCGGTGCCGACATACTGGCGGCCATCGCCATTATCGCCGCCGCCTTGATGCAGGAATGGCTGGTCAGCGCGATCATAGTGCTGATGCTCTCAGGCGGCGAAGCCCTAGAACAGGCCTGCACCACCAGGGCCTCGGCTGTGCTTGATGCGCTGGCCAAGAAAGCGCCAACTATTGCGCACAGAGTGACACCGGAATCTGATCAACCCGAGGACATCCCGGTCGACCGGGTCGAAGTTGGCGACATCCTGGTCATCCTGCCGCACGAGCTGGCCCCCGTAGACGGCGAAGTGACGGACGGCGACGGCCAAATGCAGGAGTCCTACCTCACCGGCGAACCGTATTTCATCGCCAAGGGCCCTGGCTCTCCCGTCATCTCCGGGGCGGTCAACGGCGAGACTGCGCTAACCATCAGGGCCACCAAGCTGGCCCAAGACTCAAGGTATGCCCAGATCATGGGTGTACTGCAAGAAGCTGAGACCAAACGCCCGCGGGTCAGGCGTCTGGCTGACAAACTCGGCACTATCTACACCCCGGTCGCCCTGGCCTTTGGCGTGGCCGGCTGGATTTGGTCCGGCAGCCCGAATCGTTTCCTGGATGTGATCGTCATCGCGACCCCTTGCCCGCTGCTAATTGGCGTGCCGGTGGCGATTATTGGCGCCATTTCGCTTTCCGCCAAGGCCGGCGTCATTGTGCGCGATCCGGGCGTCCTAGAGACCCTGCCCACGGCCGAGACCATTTTCTTCGACAAAACCGGCACTCTGACCTACGGGCGGCCTGAGCTAGTCGAGATTGCGCCCGGGCCGGCCGCCGTCCCAGCTAACAGCCTGGTCACCGAGCAATCCAGTGCGTCACTTGACCCAAATCCCGGCCAAGACAGCGAAGCCAAACTGCTGGCGCTGGCAGCCGGGATGGAGGCCTTTTCCAATCACCCGCTGGCCGGCTCGCTGGTCCTGGCGGCCAAGGACCGCGCCCCTGAGCTGAGGCTGGCTTCCAGGCCAGTGGCTGTTTCTGACCGGGCCGGGGTTGGACTGACCGGCCAGGTGGCGGGCCACGAGGTGGTCGTGACCTCGCGCGCGCGAGCCATTTCGATGCTGGATGAGGCGGCCGCCGCCAAGGTGCCACCGGTCCAGGCCGGTATGGAATGCGTCATGCTGGTTGACGGTCAGCACGCCGCCACCTTCCGTTTCCGCGACGTGCCGCGGCTGGGCGCTCGCAGTTTCGTTGAACACCTCGGTGGGTTACACGGTGCCGCCAATACCGTGATGATCTCCGGCGATGCACCAACTGAGGCCGAATGGGTGGCCAAGGAGCTTGGTATCGATGAGATCCACTCTCGTTGCACACCCGAAAAGAAGCTTGAACTGGTCCGCGAAGCCACGGCCAAGGGCGTGACGGTGTTTGTGGGCGATGGTATCAACGACGCGCCGGCCATGACCGCGGCCACGGTTGGCATCGCCTTTGGTCAGGAATCCGACGCCACGGCTGAGGCCGCCGGCGCGGTGGTGCTAGACACGGCCCTAGATGGTGTGGATGAGCTGCTGCATATCTCTCGCCGCGCCCGGCGCATCGCGCTGCAGTCAGTGCTGGGTGGTATGGCTCTTTCGGTTATCGGCATGGGTTTCGCGGTGGCGGGCATGTTGCCGGCGCTGGCCGGCGCCATTGCCCAAGAGGTGATCGACCTGTTGGCTGTGCTGAACGCCGCCCGCGTGCCGCTGGCCAAACTGCCGCTATCTGATTTCCACGGTTACCGCCGGCCCGGTGAGGCGCCCGAACCAGCCGAGTTGGTGGCAGCGGAGGAGCGGGCCGAACGCCTGCAGGCCGGCGATGGGGCAAAAGCGGCCGCCTAG